In Alphaproteobacteria bacterium, one genomic interval encodes:
- a CDS encoding M23 family metallopeptidase produces MKLRCRLASTGVMGCLAVTVVTAFSSLAQDSASPGLAETTLWTPDLFARPVQVDARRLRLSKQRQGPAPLVAAQELATAVTSSAPPPSAERQLTTWSRDIASGETLDAVLADAGLATSDRVEVALALGAEYDLRRLQPGHAVTVVTTSDGVPRRVLLEVDDGVVIEAVFGERLTTRVLTPEPELVPRVGEAVIETSLFTALDSADIPARFAVDLAQMLGGNVDFRRDLSGGETLRLLWREARVDDEIVGQPEITFAALDLGDVLYEVIWPEDGSGRATIYRDGEVMRVFAQPVEGAQLSSVFGRRRHPVYGDVRMHTGVDFAAARGTPVHATAPGRIAYVGWRSGYGRTVEIVHGSDTVTRYAHLSAVPEGLAAGQRVAAGDLIGNVGATGTATGPNLHYEVLMDGRPTDPLSDDWLAGAAQTAAHDEDAGRRLQEARARLQDLLAVGPANPPNERI; encoded by the coding sequence ATGAAGCTGAGGTGTCGGCTCGCAAGTACGGGGGTGATGGGTTGCCTTGCGGTGACAGTTGTCACGGCATTCAGTTCGCTTGCTCAGGATTCTGCCTCACCCGGTCTTGCCGAAACCACACTTTGGACACCAGACCTCTTTGCCCGGCCGGTGCAAGTCGATGCACGCAGACTACGCCTGTCTAAGCAGCGCCAAGGCCCGGCTCCGCTCGTGGCAGCTCAGGAACTTGCCACTGCCGTGACGTCCAGTGCGCCCCCGCCGTCGGCCGAACGACAACTAACCACATGGTCTCGGGATATCGCTTCTGGTGAGACGCTTGATGCGGTGCTCGCCGACGCCGGGCTCGCTACATCCGACCGCGTCGAAGTGGCGTTGGCGCTCGGGGCGGAATACGACCTGCGGCGGTTACAGCCCGGTCATGCCGTCACCGTGGTGACCACATCGGACGGCGTGCCTCGTCGTGTGCTGCTGGAAGTGGATGACGGCGTGGTCATCGAAGCGGTATTCGGTGAAAGGCTGACAACCCGCGTCCTCACACCCGAGCCCGAACTCGTGCCTCGAGTCGGCGAGGCGGTCATCGAGACCTCGCTCTTCACCGCACTCGACAGCGCAGATATTCCGGCACGCTTCGCGGTCGATCTGGCGCAGATGCTGGGTGGCAACGTCGACTTCCGGCGCGACCTGAGTGGGGGCGAGACGCTGCGCTTGCTCTGGCGCGAAGCCCGCGTGGACGACGAAATTGTGGGCCAGCCCGAGATCACCTTTGCGGCACTCGATCTCGGCGACGTGCTCTATGAAGTCATCTGGCCCGAGGACGGGTCGGGCCGCGCCACGATTTATCGTGACGGAGAAGTGATGCGCGTCTTCGCCCAACCGGTTGAGGGCGCGCAGCTGAGCTCAGTCTTCGGGCGCCGTCGGCACCCGGTCTACGGTGATGTCCGCATGCACACGGGCGTCGATTTCGCCGCCGCACGCGGCACGCCGGTCCACGCCACGGCGCCGGGCCGCATCGCTTATGTAGGCTGGCGCAGCGGCTACGGCCGCACGGTGGAAATCGTCCACGGTTCGGACACGGTGACTCGCTACGCGCATCTGAGCGCGGTGCCGGAGGGCCTCGCCGCAGGCCAGCGGGTCGCGGCCGGCGACCTGATCGGGAATGTCGGCGCGACCGGCACCGCCACTGGGCCGAACCTCCACTACGAGGTCCTCATGGATGGCCGCCCGACCGATCCCCTCTCTGACGACTGGCTCGCTGGAGCAGCACAGACCGCGGCGCACGACGAAGATGCGGGACGCCGCCTGCAAGAGGCCCGCGCCCGCCTCCAGGACCTCTTGGCCGTCGGGCCGGCAAATCCACCGAATGAAAGGATCTGA
- a CDS encoding SCO family protein, translating into MRRRALLGYGAAGLGALGLTLFAGWWQVDGPGAPEPIGQRPLALPSMDFRLTDHDGQPVGPETLIGRASMVFFGFTYCPDVCPTTLSDITGWLDALGEDAERLNVVFITVDPERDTAEAMAEYVGYFHPAIRGWTGPEAQIARAAEGFRAHYERVPTQGGDYTMNHTASVFLFDADGRFVSTIDYHEPREIAVPKIRRAMNEEARGAS; encoded by the coding sequence CGCGCGCTTCTGGGCTACGGCGCAGCGGGGCTGGGCGCGCTCGGCCTGACGCTCTTCGCCGGCTGGTGGCAGGTGGATGGCCCCGGCGCGCCCGAACCTATCGGGCAACGTCCCCTGGCACTGCCGTCGATGGATTTCCGTCTGACCGACCACGACGGACAACCGGTGGGGCCGGAGACACTGATCGGGAGAGCCTCCATGGTGTTCTTCGGTTTCACTTACTGCCCTGACGTCTGTCCCACTACGCTGTCCGACATCACAGGCTGGCTCGACGCATTGGGCGAGGACGCGGAGCGGCTGAATGTGGTCTTCATCACGGTCGATCCGGAGCGCGATACGGCGGAGGCTATGGCGGAGTATGTCGGCTATTTCCACCCCGCGATCCGCGGCTGGACCGGGCCGGAGGCACAGATCGCCCGCGCGGCGGAAGGTTTCCGCGCCCACTATGAACGGGTGCCGACCCAGGGCGGCGACTACACGATGAATCACACGGCAAGCGTGTTCCTGTTCGACGCGGACGGGCGCTTCGTCAGCACGATCGACTATCACGAACCAAGGGAGATCGCGGTGCCCAAAATCCGCCGCGCAATGAATGAAGAGGCTCGGGGGGCTTCATGA
- a CDS encoding DUF411 domain-containing protein, which translates to MQPFAALLAATLVLAPAAQALAEATPIHVRKTNGCGCCLAWMDHLEESGFAPTDENMFAGLLVRYKLDNGVPQRMVSCHTAEIEGYIVEGHVPAADIRRLLKERPDALGLAVPDMPLGSPGMDQGRRTEAYDVFLIRNDGTTEIFASYPG; encoded by the coding sequence ATGCAACCGTTTGCAGCGCTACTGGCCGCCACACTCGTCCTCGCGCCCGCAGCTCAGGCCCTGGCGGAGGCGACCCCGATCCATGTTCGCAAGACCAATGGCTGCGGCTGCTGTCTTGCTTGGATGGATCATCTTGAGGAGAGCGGCTTTGCGCCCACGGACGAGAACATGTTCGCCGGGCTGCTCGTCCGTTACAAGCTCGACAACGGCGTGCCGCAGCGCATGGTCTCCTGCCATACAGCGGAGATCGAGGGCTACATCGTCGAAGGCCACGTGCCCGCCGCCGACATCCGCCGCCTGCTGAAGGAGCGCCCCGATGCCCTCGGCCTCGCCGTTCCCGATATGCCACTCGGATCTCCGGGCATGGATCAGGGGCGCAGGACCGAAGCGTATGACGTGTTCCTGATCCGGAACGACGGCACGACCGAGATCTTCGCGAGCTATCCCGGATAG
- the lspA gene encoding signal peptidase II, whose translation MRHFRRTTGVGLFAATVALAIDQLSKVLVVLSADKLSAGVPVFPGFNLVFLRNDGVSFGMFGGSAPWLLVALALLICCWLMAVMLRTRNRIEAAGCGLVIGGALGNVVDRLRRGAVTDFLDFYVGAWHWPAFNLADTFIFCGVAALLIVGPLEARLRHGRT comes from the coding sequence TTGAGGCATTTCAGACGAACCACGGGCGTTGGACTTTTTGCAGCGACTGTCGCCCTGGCGATCGACCAGCTCAGCAAGGTACTTGTCGTGCTCTCGGCAGACAAGCTGTCAGCCGGCGTACCGGTCTTCCCCGGTTTCAACCTCGTCTTTCTGCGCAACGACGGCGTGAGCTTCGGCATGTTCGGTGGGTCGGCGCCATGGCTGCTGGTTGCGCTCGCGCTGTTGATCTGCTGCTGGCTCATGGCGGTGATGCTGCGCACCCGGAACCGGATCGAAGCGGCGGGCTGCGGGCTGGTCATAGGCGGTGCGCTCGGCAATGTCGTCGACCGACTGCGTCGCGGCGCGGTCACGGACTTTCTCGATTTTTACGTGGGCGCTTGGCACTGGCCGGCCTTCAACCTCGCGGATACCTTCATCTTCTGCGGGGTCGCGGCACTTCTCATCGTGGGTCCGCTCGAAGCGCGTCTCCGGCACGGCCGGACCTGA